One window of the Oceanicoccus sp. KOV_DT_Chl genome contains the following:
- a CDS encoding efflux RND transporter periplasmic adaptor subunit, with product MRPTFPLLLTRLGLFTLILLVLPACEYGVSSPEPYYHKVSALTVVSRSDYQVLRHFVGHAEAGQRATLGFEVAGTIEKVLVDEGDSVVAGQVLARLDSRLLETQLRVIAAEAEDLVASKKLAQLDLQRQFELNTKGLAAQQRIDQLQSELSSLDARLKRQQALLESTQTQLEKQTLLAPYSGEISRRLGDIGTAVSPGMGILQLLERGNNEVRVGVPADLLAALTVGDKVTALIKGEPVEATVLALVRNVDTVTNTATLRALLPNGSAVADGEVVYVALSEVLKQQGFWLPETALSGGVRGMWNVYALVPADDSLFRIEARSIDVLYMDQGKAFVSGAVKDGEQVVATGLHRVAPDLLVRIEPFTDVLMDSVAVSTNENAKVLEP from the coding sequence GTGCGTCCCACATTTCCATTGTTATTGACTCGTTTGGGTCTGTTTACCTTGATATTGCTGGTGCTGCCTGCTTGTGAATATGGTGTCAGTAGCCCCGAGCCCTATTACCACAAAGTCAGTGCCTTGACGGTGGTTAGTCGGTCGGATTACCAGGTACTGCGCCATTTTGTCGGGCATGCGGAGGCTGGGCAGCGGGCTACCCTTGGTTTTGAAGTTGCAGGCACTATCGAAAAGGTGCTGGTGGATGAGGGTGATAGCGTGGTGGCGGGTCAGGTGCTGGCACGGCTGGATAGCCGATTGCTGGAAACCCAATTACGGGTAATTGCAGCAGAGGCGGAAGATTTGGTGGCCAGCAAAAAACTAGCCCAGTTAGATTTGCAGCGTCAGTTTGAGCTCAATACCAAAGGTTTAGCGGCACAGCAGCGGATTGATCAATTGCAGTCTGAGCTGTCGTCGTTGGACGCGCGCTTGAAGCGTCAGCAGGCGTTATTAGAATCCACTCAAACCCAGCTAGAAAAACAAACGCTGTTAGCACCTTACAGTGGTGAGATTAGTCGTCGACTGGGTGATATTGGTACTGCAGTTAGCCCTGGTATGGGCATTTTGCAGTTGCTGGAGCGTGGCAATAATGAAGTTCGTGTTGGCGTCCCCGCCGATTTATTAGCGGCATTGACAGTTGGCGATAAAGTAACAGCGCTGATTAAAGGTGAGCCAGTAGAGGCGACAGTATTGGCATTGGTGCGCAATGTGGACACAGTTACCAATACCGCTACATTACGAGCGTTACTCCCTAACGGTAGCGCTGTGGCAGATGGCGAAGTCGTGTATGTCGCTTTGTCGGAAGTACTAAAGCAACAAGGTTTTTGGTTACCAGAAACAGCCCTGAGCGGTGGTGTTAGGGGGATGTGGAATGTCTATGCGCTGGTGCCAGCAGATGATAGTTTGTTTCGGATAGAAGCGCGTAGCATTGATGTTTTGTATATGGATCAGGGCAAGGCCTTTGTCAGTGGCGCGGTAAAAGATGGCGAGCAAGTAGTCGCGACTGGCTTGCATCGAGTTGCGCCTGATCTGTTGGTCAGAATTGAGCCTTTTACCGATGTGCTGATGGATAGTGTTGCAGTGAGTACTAACGAGAACGCTAAGGTTCTTGAACCATGA
- a CDS encoding efflux RND transporter permease subunit → MNSLLTNPRAFALIIALIIVAGLAALNDLPRNEDPRPANRHAIVMTEFPGASAERVEALVTEPLENLIREMPEVSHIDSRSSAGFSSMSVTLVDEVARSQTEAVWSELRDKLEKSQSMLPVEASKPLAEERRSYPFTTIVALTWAHVDTEPDVMILGRYAEELESRVRRLPGIDFVDIQGQPREEIVVAVDSGRAAALGLAPHYIGEQVYRADAKNTAGEIHNSHMRVAVEVEGALDSLERIRRIPLRQMADGSAILLGDVAQIKRQPKLPHSEIAIVNGRAAVTIGVRMQPDQRSDLWSLAVQAELEAFRQRLPANVALEVIFDQERYTTARLSELIGNIIIGFCLIVVVLLVTLGWRSAIVVAAALPLTVLFALACMNFTGLPIHQMSVTGLIVALGIMVDNAIVMTDTVNRKKQEGMSGLQATQYAVKHLWLPLLGSTLTTMLAFMPIIVMPGSASEFVGAIGITVIFSLLGSYLISHCIVAGLAGRFLTKHRRTGWWQDGLDAPQLSEKFKASINWGWRDHYRYCC, encoded by the coding sequence ATGAATAGTTTGTTAACCAACCCGCGTGCGTTTGCACTGATTATAGCGCTCATTATTGTTGCTGGGTTGGCTGCGTTAAATGATTTACCCCGGAATGAAGATCCTCGCCCCGCCAATCGTCACGCTATTGTTATGACCGAATTTCCCGGAGCCAGTGCTGAGCGAGTAGAAGCATTGGTGACTGAGCCGTTGGAAAACCTGATTAGAGAAATGCCTGAAGTCAGCCATATTGATTCGCGTTCCAGTGCAGGTTTTTCATCCATGTCGGTGACATTGGTTGATGAAGTAGCTAGGTCTCAAACTGAAGCTGTGTGGTCAGAGTTACGCGATAAATTGGAAAAATCACAGTCGATGTTACCGGTGGAAGCGAGCAAGCCGCTGGCGGAAGAGCGTCGATCTTATCCTTTCACAACGATTGTCGCGTTAACCTGGGCACATGTTGATACCGAACCGGACGTGATGATTCTGGGGCGCTATGCGGAAGAGTTGGAGAGCAGGGTTCGGCGATTGCCAGGTATTGATTTTGTCGATATTCAAGGCCAGCCACGGGAAGAAATTGTAGTAGCTGTGGATAGCGGCAGAGCGGCTGCGTTAGGTCTGGCACCACATTATATTGGTGAACAGGTTTATCGAGCGGACGCAAAAAATACGGCTGGCGAGATTCATAATTCGCATATGCGAGTGGCGGTGGAGGTTGAAGGTGCGCTGGATTCGCTAGAGCGTATACGCCGTATACCCTTGCGGCAAATGGCGGATGGTAGTGCTATTTTATTGGGCGATGTGGCGCAAATAAAACGTCAGCCGAAATTACCGCACAGTGAAATAGCTATCGTCAATGGCCGTGCTGCGGTCACGATAGGGGTGCGGATGCAACCCGATCAACGCAGTGATTTATGGTCACTGGCGGTGCAGGCTGAATTAGAGGCGTTTCGTCAGCGATTGCCTGCGAATGTTGCATTGGAGGTTATTTTTGATCAGGAGCGCTATACCACTGCACGCTTAAGTGAGCTTATCGGCAATATTATTATAGGTTTTTGTCTGATTGTGGTGGTGCTATTAGTCACTTTGGGTTGGCGGTCAGCCATTGTAGTGGCGGCTGCGTTGCCGTTAACGGTTTTATTTGCGCTAGCGTGCATGAACTTTACTGGTCTGCCAATCCATCAAATGTCGGTTACCGGCTTAATAGTTGCGTTAGGTATTATGGTGGATAACGCTATAGTAATGACCGATACAGTCAACCGCAAAAAACAGGAGGGTATGAGTGGTTTGCAGGCCACGCAGTATGCGGTAAAACATTTGTGGTTGCCTTTATTGGGGAGTACGTTAACCACCATGCTGGCGTTTATGCCCATCATTGTTATGCCGGGTAGCGCCAGTGAATTTGTCGGTGCGATCGGTATTACTGTTATTTTTTCTCTATTGGGTTCTTATCTTATTTCTCACTGTATTGTGGCGGGCTTGGCGGGAAGGTTTTTAACCAAACATCGTCGCACAGGTTGGTGGCAAGATGGTCTGGATGCACCGCAATTATCAGAAAAATTCAAAGCATCAATTAACTGGGGATGGCGCGACCATTACCGGTATTGTTGTTAG